The following are from one region of the uncultured Hyphomonas sp. genome:
- a CDS encoding chorismate mutase, whose protein sequence is MTTYTSDPRRHTAETAETMTDVRYEVDRIDRVLVEILAERQSFMDAAARIKGDRNIVHDRARIEDVVAKVKAACEAAGLSPAIAEPVWRTLIDRCIAYEFESYDALSAPFPASS, encoded by the coding sequence ATGACGACCTATACTTCCGACCCGCGCCGGCACACTGCCGAGACCGCAGAGACGATGACCGATGTCCGCTATGAGGTCGACCGGATCGACCGCGTCCTGGTGGAGATCCTGGCCGAACGCCAGTCCTTCATGGACGCCGCGGCCCGCATCAAGGGCGACCGCAACATCGTGCATGACCGCGCCCGGATCGAGGATGTGGTGGCAAAGGTGAAGGCGGCGTGCGAGGCGGCGGGCCTGTCTCCGGCCATCGCAGAGCCCGTCTGGCGGACGCTGATCGATCGCTGCATCGCCTATGAATTCGAAAGCTATGACGCTTTGAGCGCGCCTTTTCCGGCCAGTTCGTGA
- a CDS encoding Hpt domain-containing protein has protein sequence MSSTLALLDRDHLNAMTGGDRSLALEVIDIFREQTGLWMRLMDPKAEPKQWADAAHTLKGACLSLGALRLASYCELAEKAGRSETPPSITAAAVLLGDVRDCLTETMEEVAKAAHELAGKGALKAS, from the coding sequence ATGTCTTCCACACTTGCCCTGCTCGACCGCGACCATCTCAATGCCATGACCGGGGGCGACAGGAGTCTCGCACTCGAAGTCATCGACATTTTCCGCGAACAGACCGGGCTCTGGATGCGCCTGATGGATCCGAAGGCCGAGCCGAAGCAATGGGCCGATGCCGCCCATACGCTCAAAGGCGCCTGCCTCTCACTCGGCGCGCTGCGCCTTGCCAGCTATTGCGAGCTTGCCGAAAAAGCCGGCCGGTCCGAAACCCCGCCCAGCATTACTGCCGCCGCTGTGCTGCTGGGCGATGTGCGTGACTGCCTGACGGAAACGATGGAAGAAGTGGCGAAAGCCGCTCACGAACTGGCCGGAAAAGGCGCGCTCAAAGCGTCATAG
- a CDS encoding RNA methyltransferase, which produces MAIIPVTDPSDPRLAAYTSIREKDLTSGHGGRFIVEGKVTLETLLTRSRFRVESLFLAGSRLEPLAALLENVPADAPVYAAPQDVMDQVAGFPMHRGVLACGLKGSIPLPGEFLAQDGALMLSEVEARARAASSGFAQDQPHSKPLLLLSDISNHDNTGACFRNAAAFGAGGVLLDERCCDPLYRKAIRVSSGASLFLPYAQGGTGLDMVNAVLNAGYTVWAMTPRADAAPMPSLPVPDKLAILLGAEGPGLPDDIIAAATPVRIPMSAGFDSINVATAGAIALAHVFGEKQG; this is translated from the coding sequence ATGGCCATTATCCCCGTCACAGACCCCTCCGATCCGCGCCTCGCCGCCTATACGTCCATCCGTGAGAAGGATCTGACGTCCGGCCATGGCGGGCGGTTCATTGTCGAGGGCAAGGTGACGCTGGAGACGCTGCTGACGCGCTCTCGATTTCGGGTTGAGAGCCTGTTCCTGGCCGGGTCCCGGCTGGAGCCCTTGGCGGCGCTGCTGGAAAACGTGCCGGCCGATGCGCCCGTCTATGCCGCCCCGCAGGATGTGATGGACCAGGTGGCGGGCTTCCCCATGCACCGCGGCGTGCTCGCCTGCGGGTTGAAAGGCAGCATTCCCCTGCCGGGCGAATTTCTTGCGCAGGATGGAGCGCTCATGCTGAGCGAAGTCGAAGCACGAGCGCGGGCCGCATCCTCTGGCTTCGCTCAGGATCAGCCCCACTCAAAACCGCTCCTCCTGCTCTCCGACATCTCAAATCACGACAATACCGGCGCCTGTTTCCGCAATGCCGCCGCCTTTGGCGCGGGCGGTGTGCTGCTGGACGAACGCTGCTGCGATCCGCTCTACCGGAAGGCCATCCGCGTCTCATCCGGGGCGAGCCTTTTTCTGCCCTATGCCCAGGGCGGGACAGGTCTGGACATGGTAAATGCCGTCTTAAACGCGGGCTATACGGTCTGGGCCATGACGCCCCGCGCAGATGCCGCGCCGATGCCATCCCTGCCCGTGCCGGACAAGCTCGCCATCCTGCTCGGCGCCGAGGGGCCGGGCCTGCCAGATGACATCATCGCGGCGGCCACGCCGGTGCGCATCCCCATGTCTGCAGGCTTTGACAGCATCAATGTCGCCACCGCCGGGGCGATCGCGCTGGCACACGTATTTGGGGAAAAACAGGGCTGA
- the yghU gene encoding glutathione-dependent disulfide-bond oxidoreductase: MTDPTYTPPKVWTWDKESGGRFASINRPIAGPTHDKDLPVGKHPFQLYSLGTPNGVKVTIMFEELLAAGHKDAEYDAWLINIGEGDQFGSGFVDINPNSKIPALMDHSTNPPTRLFESGSMLIYLAEKFGAFLPTDHYKRTEAINWLMWQMGSAPFLGGGFGHFYAYAPEKYEYPINRYAMEVKRQLDVLDRRLKDNEYLAGDEYSIADMAVWPWYGALVTGAVYDAGEFLQVQDYTNVIRWMKQVGARPAVKRGQMVNRTFGKPESQLRERHDASDFDTKTQDKLEAQGG; the protein is encoded by the coding sequence ATGACCGATCCCACTTACACCCCGCCGAAAGTCTGGACCTGGGACAAAGAGAGCGGCGGGCGCTTTGCCAGCATCAACCGGCCCATTGCCGGGCCGACGCATGACAAGGACCTGCCGGTCGGCAAGCATCCGTTCCAGCTCTACTCCCTCGGCACGCCGAATGGGGTGAAGGTGACGATCATGTTCGAGGAGCTGCTGGCGGCCGGGCACAAGGATGCCGAATATGATGCCTGGCTGATCAATATCGGGGAAGGGGACCAGTTCGGCTCCGGTTTCGTCGATATCAATCCGAACTCCAAGATTCCGGCCCTGATGGACCATTCCACCAATCCGCCGACCCGCCTGTTCGAATCCGGCTCGATGCTGATCTATCTCGCCGAAAAGTTTGGCGCCTTCCTGCCGACGGACCATTACAAGCGCACCGAAGCGATCAACTGGCTGATGTGGCAGATGGGGTCCGCGCCCTTCCTCGGCGGCGGTTTCGGCCATTTCTACGCCTATGCGCCGGAGAAATACGAATACCCGATCAACCGCTATGCGATGGAAGTGAAGCGCCAGCTGGACGTGCTGGACCGCCGCCTCAAGGACAATGAATACCTTGCGGGCGACGAATACTCGATTGCCGACATGGCCGTCTGGCCCTGGTATGGCGCCCTCGTCACCGGCGCTGTCTATGATGCGGGCGAGTTCCTGCAGGTGCAGGACTATACGAACGTCATCCGCTGGATGAAGCAGGTTGGCGCCCGTCCGGCCGTTAAGCGCGGCCAGATGGTGAACCGCACCTTCGGCAAGCCGGAATCCCAGCTGCGCGAGCGCCACGATGCCAGCGACTTCGACACGAAGACGCAGGACAAGCTGGAAGCGCAAGGCGGCTGA
- the gcvA gene encoding transcriptional regulator GcvA → MAEPTDRLPPLNALRAFEAAARRLSFTQAADELNVTPGAISQQIRQLEDYAGTPLFKRTGRSVLLTDAAQASLPLVREAFERISEAGRIMQSPARKGRVMVSCAPSFAAKWLAPRLDKFHQQHSGTEAWISADTGLTDFTTADADFAIRYGRGGYDGLKAEKLLDETVLPVCSPAMLDGPEAIRRPEDLKNHTLLHDESTEVDPSCPDWASWLRARKVDGVDASRGPRFNQAILVIEAAAAGRGVALAKQAIAASDLASGRLVAPFADGSTSIDFGYWLVWPKGRHLSPDVREFIKWIKAEAAETEVVGV, encoded by the coding sequence ATGGCCGAACCAACAGACCGTTTGCCCCCGCTGAATGCCCTGCGCGCCTTCGAAGCAGCCGCCCGGCGCCTGTCATTTACACAGGCTGCCGATGAACTGAATGTGACCCCCGGCGCCATCTCACAGCAGATCCGCCAGCTGGAAGACTATGCCGGAACGCCGCTTTTCAAGCGCACCGGACGTTCAGTTTTGCTCACAGATGCCGCGCAGGCCAGCCTGCCGCTGGTGCGCGAAGCGTTTGAGAGAATTTCTGAAGCCGGCCGCATCATGCAATCCCCCGCCCGCAAAGGCCGGGTCATGGTCTCCTGCGCCCCCAGCTTCGCCGCCAAATGGCTGGCCCCCCGCCTCGACAAATTCCACCAGCAGCACAGCGGAACCGAGGCCTGGATCAGCGCCGATACCGGCCTGACAGACTTCACCACCGCCGATGCAGACTTTGCCATCCGCTATGGCCGGGGCGGCTATGACGGGCTGAAAGCGGAAAAATTGCTTGATGAAACAGTGCTTCCCGTCTGCTCACCCGCCATGCTGGACGGGCCGGAGGCGATCCGGCGGCCGGAAGACCTGAAGAACCACACGCTGCTGCACGATGAGAGCACCGAGGTAGACCCCTCCTGCCCCGACTGGGCCAGCTGGCTGCGCGCGCGAAAAGTGGACGGCGTCGATGCCAGCCGCGGCCCGCGCTTCAACCAGGCCATTCTCGTGATCGAGGCCGCTGCCGCCGGGCGCGGCGTGGCGCTGGCCAAACAGGCCATCGCCGCCTCCGACCTCGCCTCGGGCCGTCTCGTCGCACCGTTTGCAGACGGGTCGACCAGTATCGATTTTGGCTACTGGCTGGTCTGGCCCAAAGGCCGCCACCTCAGCCCGGATGTCCGGGAATTCATCAAATGGATCAAGGCAGAAGCCGCCGAGACAGAAGTCGTCGGCGTCTGA
- a CDS encoding DUF934 domain-containing protein, whose amino-acid sequence MPLLKDGAEIENRWLFVDQDDEADLKPDQAVTLPLARFLEQADSLAGRNAPVGVRLVPEDDPELLVPFLEWIQLVEVSFPKYTDGRGYSQAQLLRRRHGYKGELRAVGHVLRDQIFYMNRSGFDAYETARADLPNVVEALNEFRDAYQPAADGRVPVFHARHGA is encoded by the coding sequence ATGCCACTGCTTAAGGATGGTGCAGAAATCGAGAATCGCTGGCTGTTTGTCGATCAGGATGATGAAGCAGATCTAAAGCCTGACCAGGCTGTGACCCTGCCGCTCGCTCGTTTCCTGGAACAGGCAGACAGCCTCGCCGGGCGCAACGCACCGGTGGGTGTACGCCTCGTTCCGGAAGACGATCCGGAGCTTTTGGTCCCATTTCTTGAATGGATTCAATTGGTTGAGGTCTCGTTCCCTAAATATACCGATGGCCGCGGATACTCCCAGGCCCAGCTGCTGCGCCGCCGTCATGGCTATAAAGGCGAGTTGCGTGCGGTGGGACACGTGCTGCGCGATCAGATTTTCTACATGAACCGTTCAGGCTTCGACGCTTACGAGACGGCCCGCGCTGACCTACCTAATGTCGTGGAAGCCCTGAATGAATTCCGGGACGCCTACCAGCCCGCCGCCGATGGCCGGGTGCCGGTGTTCCACGCAAGACACGGAGCCTGA
- a CDS encoding phosphoadenylyl-sulfate reductase, whose product MPYGDTSLRRKEDTETRLARLNGELREASAQTILRVAMVREWPEQLTYVSSFGAESVAMLSLIAEVDPSLPVIFLDTGMHFPQTLDYRDEVIERLGLTGVRSTPPNETERKVLDPDNKLWQSEPDACCALRKVRPLEPALEGFDAWITGRKRFHGGQRMKLPVFEFANGRYKVNPMAGWTAEDVILFMKQRNLPRHPLVDQGYPSIGCWPCTRPASDPLDPRSGRWAGQDKTECGLHLDKAERPRVF is encoded by the coding sequence ATGCCCTATGGCGATACATCTCTCCGCCGGAAAGAGGACACCGAAACCCGCCTGGCCCGCCTGAATGGCGAGCTGCGTGAGGCGTCGGCCCAGACCATCCTGCGCGTCGCCATGGTGCGCGAGTGGCCCGAGCAGCTGACCTATGTGTCGAGCTTCGGGGCGGAGAGCGTCGCCATGCTGTCGCTCATCGCCGAAGTGGACCCGAGCCTGCCGGTGATCTTCCTCGATACCGGCATGCATTTCCCGCAGACGCTGGACTATCGCGACGAGGTGATTGAGCGGCTAGGCCTGACCGGTGTGCGGTCGACGCCGCCGAACGAAACCGAACGCAAGGTGCTCGATCCGGACAACAAGCTCTGGCAGAGCGAGCCCGATGCCTGCTGCGCCCTGCGCAAGGTGCGCCCGCTGGAACCGGCACTCGAAGGGTTCGACGCCTGGATCACCGGCCGCAAGCGCTTCCATGGCGGCCAGCGGATGAAGCTGCCGGTCTTCGAATTCGCGAATGGCCGCTACAAGGTGAACCCGATGGCTGGCTGGACGGCCGAGGACGTCATTCTGTTCATGAAGCAGCGCAACCTCCCGCGCCATCCACTGGTTGATCAGGGTTATCCGTCCATCGGCTGCTGGCCATGCACCCGCCCGGCATCGGATCCGCTGGATCCGCGCTCTGGCCGCTGGGCAGGGCAGGACAAGACCGAGTGCGGTCTCCATCTCGACAAGGCGGAACGTCCGCGCGTATTCTAA
- a CDS encoding DUF2849 domain-containing protein, with product MTSVRPKLKPETPKAVTAWETATGKCVWMTEVGTWSEDANKAAAFTGEIAEARLAEAFRQEGKVTDPYFMEVTETGGITGRETIRETIRATGPTVAYGENA from the coding sequence ATGACGTCCGTCCGCCCGAAACTGAAACCCGAAACGCCAAAGGCCGTCACCGCCTGGGAGACCGCCACCGGCAAATGCGTCTGGATGACGGAGGTCGGCACCTGGTCTGAAGATGCCAACAAGGCCGCCGCCTTCACCGGAGAGATCGCCGAGGCGCGCCTTGCCGAAGCCTTCAGGCAGGAAGGCAAGGTGACCGACCCGTACTTCATGGAAGTGACAGAAACCGGTGGTATCACCGGGCGCGAGACGATCCGTGAAACCATCCGTGCCACCGGCCCGACCGTGGCCTATGGAGAGAACGCCTGA
- a CDS encoding class I SAM-dependent methyltransferase, whose protein sequence is MTSTSEQPSVHFDAERAEIYDQQYAPLQPLNACLHLLLEAYLADLPENARILIAGAGTGAEVRYLAPRFPGWHFTLVDPSAPMLAKAQHYAEADGFADRCTLHAAYVSDTPSDQYDAATSLLVSHFLMSADARQSYFRDIAARLKPGGRLFNADLCTDDDAPTFEGVMGLWLNLLGFAGLTEEGQKSYRASYGREFAGHGPDAVANMIEAAGFTPPAPIFQSALIRGWTATRR, encoded by the coding sequence ATGACGTCCACCAGTGAACAGCCATCCGTTCATTTCGACGCGGAGCGGGCAGAGATCTATGATCAGCAATACGCCCCGCTCCAGCCATTGAATGCATGTCTCCACCTTTTGCTGGAAGCGTACCTGGCTGACCTGCCGGAAAATGCGCGCATTCTGATCGCGGGCGCAGGTACCGGCGCCGAAGTGCGCTATCTCGCGCCGCGCTTCCCCGGATGGCATTTCACGCTGGTTGATCCATCCGCCCCCATGCTCGCCAAGGCGCAACACTACGCTGAAGCGGACGGATTTGCAGACCGCTGCACACTGCATGCGGCCTATGTCAGCGACACGCCGTCAGACCAGTATGATGCAGCCACCAGCCTGCTCGTCTCTCACTTCCTGATGTCCGCCGACGCGCGGCAATCCTATTTCCGCGACATCGCCGCACGATTGAAACCGGGCGGCCGGTTGTTCAATGCTGATCTGTGCACAGATGACGACGCCCCCACATTTGAAGGCGTCATGGGCCTATGGCTCAATCTGCTCGGCTTCGCGGGCCTGACCGAGGAGGGTCAGAAGAGCTATCGCGCCAGCTATGGCCGTGAGTTTGCAGGCCATGGGCCAGACGCCGTCGCCAATATGATTGAGGCGGCAGGCTTCACGCCTCCCGCCCCGATCTTCCAGTCTGCCCTCATACGCGGCTGGACCGCGACACGCCGCTAG
- the cysG gene encoding siroheme synthase CysG, protein MRQFPAFFNLSGQRVVIVGSGEEALRKLRLFVSAGALPVIISDHTGPAHDHEVASKAISMTMDDLPGALETARLAIVAEDNPEATAAIRAARVPLNVVDRPELCDFTVPSILDRGDIVAAIGSNGTAPVLAKSIRTKLEALLPARIGDLAALAGRLRGTVKAALPDFSARRKFWERTLTGRAAELAYAGDLQGAEAAMRAELATPAGAGVVHIVGAGPGDPELLTLKALRLIQEADIVYYDRLVSDGILSLIRRDADRVSVGKAKGNHSVPQGQIHELLIASAREGKRVVRLKGGDPFVFGRGGEELDAVEAAGIEAFVVPGISSALGCAASAGIPLTHRDHAQAVTFVTGHAKAGGVPDLDWPSLARRGQTVSVYMGVGTAASIAEKLIEAGRAPQTPVAVIENGTRENEVRAYGMLEELPLLIEAHGIKGPALLIIGEVAGLRAGPVAATVSTEASIPTQKVVSA, encoded by the coding sequence ATGCGCCAGTTTCCAGCGTTTTTTAATTTGTCCGGCCAGCGGGTCGTCATCGTCGGCAGCGGTGAGGAGGCCCTGCGCAAGCTGCGCCTGTTCGTGTCTGCGGGCGCCTTACCCGTGATCATATCGGATCATACCGGACCAGCGCATGATCATGAGGTGGCCTCGAAGGCGATCTCCATGACCATGGATGACCTGCCTGGCGCCCTCGAAACCGCCCGCCTTGCCATCGTCGCCGAGGACAATCCGGAGGCCACCGCCGCCATCCGCGCCGCGCGCGTTCCGCTGAATGTGGTCGACCGGCCGGAGCTGTGCGATTTCACCGTGCCGTCCATTCTGGACCGGGGCGACATTGTCGCCGCCATCGGCTCCAACGGTACGGCGCCGGTGCTGGCGAAATCCATCCGCACGAAACTGGAAGCGCTGCTGCCCGCCCGTATCGGCGACCTTGCCGCGCTGGCCGGCCGTCTGCGCGGGACGGTGAAAGCTGCGCTGCCGGACTTTTCCGCCCGCCGCAAATTCTGGGAGCGCACGCTGACAGGCCGCGCCGCAGAGCTGGCTTATGCCGGAGACCTGCAAGGCGCCGAGGCCGCGATGCGCGCCGAACTGGCCACACCGGCGGGCGCGGGCGTCGTGCACATTGTCGGGGCGGGCCCCGGCGATCCGGAACTCCTGACCCTGAAAGCCCTTCGTCTGATCCAGGAAGCGGACATCGTATATTACGACCGCCTCGTCTCGGATGGGATTCTCTCCCTCATCCGCCGCGATGCTGACCGTGTCTCCGTGGGGAAGGCGAAGGGCAACCATTCCGTGCCGCAGGGCCAGATCCATGAGCTGCTGATCGCGTCGGCGCGCGAGGGCAAGCGCGTCGTTCGCCTGAAGGGCGGCGACCCGTTCGTCTTCGGCCGGGGCGGGGAGGAGCTGGACGCGGTCGAGGCGGCAGGCATCGAGGCCTTCGTCGTGCCGGGTATTTCCTCCGCCCTCGGATGTGCGGCCAGCGCCGGCATCCCGCTGACCCACCGTGATCATGCGCAGGCCGTTACCTTTGTCACCGGCCACGCCAAGGCTGGCGGCGTGCCGGACCTCGACTGGCCATCGCTTGCCAGACGCGGCCAGACGGTCAGCGTCTATATGGGTGTCGGCACCGCCGCGTCGATTGCCGAGAAGCTGATCGAGGCTGGCCGCGCGCCGCAGACGCCGGTGGCCGTGATCGAGAACGGTACACGGGAAAATGAAGTCCGCGCCTATGGCATGCTGGAGGAATTGCCCCTGCTGATCGAGGCCCATGGCATCAAGGGCCCGGCCCTGCTGATCATCGGCGAAGTGGCAGGCCTGCGTGCCGGCCCCGTCGCCGCCACCGTTTCCACCGAAGCCTCCATCCCCACTCAAAAGGTTGTCTCCGCATGA
- a CDS encoding nitrite/sulfite reductase: MYRYDEFDARLVKDRVEQFRGQVTRRLSGELLEDEFKPLRLQNGVYLQLHAYMLRVAIPYGQLNGAKLRRLAEVSTKYDRGYGHFTTRQNIQYNWVGLKDIPDALNDLAEVEMHAIQTSGNCIRNVTSDHFAGAAADEVMDPRPWCEIIRQWSTFHPEFAFLPRKFKFAVTAAAHDRAAIAVHDIGLRIVKRGDEVGFEVYVGGGQGRTPLLATLVNDFVPEAELLDYVEAIMRVYNRHGRRDNKYKARIKILVSELGAEEFTRQVEAEYAAQRSHEKIDLPQAEIDRIHAYFTPPAFDAEDGTEAFEAAKAAEPDFAQWAEVNLHPHKQAGHASVTVSLKPIGGAAGDTTDRQMEIVADLAERYAYDDIRVSHAQNLVLPHVPVKHLYAIWQALDAAGLATPNESLITDLIVCPGLDYCNLANARSIPIGQAVQEVFADPKYQREIGRLHINISGCINACGHHHVGHIGILGVDRKGQEFYQISLGGRADEKAAIGAIAGPALKGEDVPGAVKRIVDAYMALRTSPDELFIDTLDRTGAEPFKEALYATA; encoded by the coding sequence ATGTACAGATATGATGAGTTTGACGCCCGGCTGGTGAAAGACCGTGTGGAACAGTTCCGGGGGCAGGTGACCCGCCGCCTCTCCGGCGAATTGCTGGAAGACGAGTTCAAGCCGCTGCGTCTGCAGAATGGCGTGTACCTGCAGCTGCACGCCTACATGCTGCGCGTCGCCATTCCCTACGGCCAGCTGAACGGGGCGAAACTGCGCCGCCTGGCGGAGGTCTCCACCAAATACGACCGGGGCTATGGCCATTTCACAACGCGGCAGAACATTCAGTATAACTGGGTAGGCCTGAAGGATATTCCGGATGCGTTGAACGATCTCGCCGAAGTCGAGATGCACGCCATCCAGACCTCCGGCAATTGCATCCGCAACGTGACCAGCGACCATTTCGCGGGCGCGGCCGCAGATGAAGTCATGGACCCGCGGCCATGGTGCGAGATCATCCGCCAGTGGAGCACGTTCCATCCGGAATTCGCCTTCCTGCCGCGCAAGTTCAAGTTCGCCGTGACGGCGGCAGCGCATGACCGGGCGGCGATCGCCGTGCATGATATTGGCTTGCGTATCGTGAAGCGCGGCGATGAGGTGGGCTTCGAGGTCTATGTCGGCGGGGGGCAGGGGCGCACGCCATTGCTGGCCACGCTGGTCAATGACTTTGTTCCGGAGGCGGAGCTTCTGGATTATGTCGAGGCCATCATGCGCGTCTATAACCGCCATGGCCGCCGGGACAACAAGTACAAGGCGCGGATCAAGATCCTGGTTTCAGAGCTTGGCGCGGAAGAGTTCACGCGTCAGGTCGAAGCCGAATATGCCGCCCAGCGCAGCCACGAAAAGATCGACCTGCCGCAGGCGGAGATCGACCGCATCCATGCCTATTTCACCCCGCCGGCCTTCGATGCCGAAGACGGCACGGAGGCGTTCGAGGCGGCCAAGGCCGCAGAGCCGGACTTTGCCCAATGGGCGGAGGTGAACCTCCATCCGCACAAGCAAGCCGGCCATGCCTCCGTCACCGTCAGCCTGAAGCCCATCGGCGGCGCGGCGGGCGACACGACTGACCGGCAGATGGAGATCGTTGCTGATCTGGCCGAGCGCTATGCCTATGACGACATCCGCGTTTCGCATGCGCAGAACCTCGTCCTGCCGCATGTGCCGGTGAAGCATCTCTATGCGATCTGGCAGGCGCTGGACGCGGCCGGGCTCGCCACGCCGAACGAGAGCCTGATCACCGACCTGATCGTCTGCCCGGGCCTCGATTACTGTAACCTCGCCAATGCCCGCTCCATTCCAATTGGCCAGGCGGTGCAGGAAGTGTTCGCCGACCCGAAATACCAGCGCGAGATCGGTCGGCTGCACATCAATATTTCCGGCTGCATCAATGCCTGCGGGCATCACCATGTCGGCCATATCGGCATTCTGGGCGTCGACCGGAAAGGCCAGGAGTTCTACCAGATCAGCCTGGGCGGCCGGGCCGACGAGAAAGCGGCAATTGGCGCCATTGCCGGGCCTGCCCTGAAAGGGGAAGACGTGCCCGGCGCTGTCAAACGAATCGTCGACGCCTATATGGCCCTGCGCACCTCGCCCGATGAGTTGTTCATCGACACGCTGGACCGCACAGGCGCGGAGCCGTTCAAGGAGGCACTCTATGCCACTGCTTAA
- a CDS encoding glutathione S-transferase family protein has product MPTRPITRLTLYGDSISGNCQKPKWTADFLGIPFDWVEVDILKGGTQTEDFLAVNPVGQVPVARWPDGRTLAQSNAIMLYLAEEAGSELIPEDSFRRAQMMSWLFWEQYSHETAIAVRRFQKHYLKKPDDEIDPNLMAKGRRALGVMEMQLTFTDWIVGDAMTLADIALVAYTRLAHEGGFDLSEFPSVERWISRTEAALGIPHAKEAA; this is encoded by the coding sequence ATGCCGACCCGACCGATTACCCGCCTGACCCTGTATGGCGATTCCATTTCCGGCAATTGCCAGAAGCCGAAATGGACGGCTGACTTTCTGGGCATTCCCTTTGACTGGGTTGAAGTGGATATCCTGAAGGGCGGTACGCAGACGGAAGACTTCCTGGCCGTGAACCCGGTGGGGCAGGTGCCCGTGGCGCGCTGGCCCGACGGGCGCACGCTCGCCCAGTCGAACGCCATCATGCTCTACCTCGCCGAAGAGGCCGGCAGCGAGCTGATCCCCGAGGACAGCTTCCGCCGGGCACAGATGATGAGCTGGCTGTTCTGGGAACAATATTCCCACGAGACCGCCATCGCCGTGCGCCGGTTCCAGAAACACTATCTGAAGAAACCGGATGACGAGATCGACCCGAACCTGATGGCCAAAGGCCGCCGGGCCCTCGGCGTGATGGAGATGCAGCTGACCTTCACCGACTGGATTGTCGGCGATGCCATGACGCTCGCAGACATCGCGCTGGTGGCCTATACGCGCCTCGCCCATGAAGGCGGCTTCGATCTTTCCGAGTTCCCGTCGGTTGAACGCTGGATCAGCCGCACCGAAGCGGCGCTCGGCATTCCCCACGCCAAAGAGGCTGCCTGA